In a genomic window of Micromonospora cremea:
- a CDS encoding RNA ligase RtcB family protein, translated as MSQPHSRRESLPPSTPATVSVFASPASWIESDALDQCQQVAALDGMIHVAAMPDLHPGKGAPIGAAMASTVLYPFLVGSDIGCGIAVFPIRLKRVVPERLAARFPDLDRALDPERDANDPAWAVVHCEIPAGHLEGLGTVGRGNHFVELARVDTVCDSGHAARLGLDAGDLVLIVHSGSRGLGERILRAHTEVHGAGPVSDPAAYLAMHDDAVRWGSLNRRLMAARVAYALGAEPSEPFVDQCHNLVEVHDGVYLHRKGAAPGDGRDVLIAGTRGTSSYLVAAHAGPDANHSVAHGAGRKMSRADALRRGRAKHTVDELRRTAVGSLVVCGDRQLLFEEAPTAYKRIEQVIADLVDHHLATPVATTTPLVTYKTPDLGPTHRPDRRDQRRKRGRV; from the coding sequence TTGTCCCAGCCCCACTCCCGTCGGGAGTCCCTGCCCCCGTCCACCCCGGCGACCGTCTCGGTGTTCGCCTCCCCCGCGAGCTGGATCGAGTCCGATGCCCTCGACCAGTGCCAGCAGGTGGCCGCCCTCGACGGCATGATCCACGTTGCCGCCATGCCGGACCTGCACCCGGGCAAGGGTGCACCCATCGGCGCTGCCATGGCGTCGACCGTGTTGTATCCGTTCCTGGTGGGCTCCGACATCGGGTGCGGCATCGCCGTGTTCCCCATCCGGCTCAAGCGCGTCGTACCCGAGCGGCTCGCCGCGCGGTTCCCCGACCTCGACCGTGCGCTGGATCCCGAGCGGGACGCCAACGACCCCGCCTGGGCCGTCGTGCACTGCGAGATTCCGGCCGGCCACCTGGAGGGCCTCGGAACGGTCGGCCGGGGCAACCACTTCGTCGAACTCGCGCGCGTCGACACCGTCTGCGACTCCGGTCACGCGGCCCGCCTCGGGCTCGACGCCGGCGACCTCGTGCTCATCGTCCACAGTGGTTCGCGGGGCCTGGGCGAGCGGATCCTGCGAGCGCACACCGAGGTCCATGGCGCGGGCCCCGTCTCCGATCCGGCCGCCTACCTGGCGATGCATGACGACGCGGTGCGCTGGGGATCGCTCAACCGACGGTTGATGGCCGCCCGGGTCGCGTACGCCCTGGGGGCCGAGCCCAGCGAACCGTTCGTCGATCAGTGCCACAATCTGGTCGAGGTTCACGACGGGGTCTACCTGCACCGCAAGGGGGCGGCACCGGGCGACGGCCGCGACGTGCTCATCGCCGGTACCCGGGGCACCTCGTCCTACCTCGTGGCCGCCCACGCCGGGCCGGACGCCAACCACTCCGTCGCGCACGGCGCGGGCCGCAAGATGTCGCGCGCCGACGCCCTGCGCCGGGGCCGGGCCAAGCACACCGTCGACGAGCTGCGCCGCACTGCGGTGGGGTCGCTGGTGGTGTGCGGCGATCGTCAGCTGCTCTTCGAGGAGGCGCCCACGGCGTACAAGCGCATCGAACAGGTGATCGCGGACCTCGTCGACCACCACCTGGCCACGCCGGTGGCCACCACCACTCCCCTGGTCACGTACAAGACGCCGGATCTGGGGCCGACGCACCGACCGGACCGCCGTGACCAGCGCCGCAAGCGAGGCCGGGTGTGA